A stretch of the Pirellulales bacterium genome encodes the following:
- a CDS encoding glycosyltransferase: MNSSTPRRATDLPAYADSSQGQQVWAIAEDPAPQTISDEFGPDYERIRKFLGARVCRQLGIYELPTGFVLSVVIPIYNELHTIEEVVRRVRGTGLPVEMVLVDDGS, translated from the coding sequence ATGAATTCATCGACGCCACGTCGCGCGACTGACCTGCCCGCCTACGCCGATAGCAGCCAAGGCCAGCAGGTGTGGGCCATTGCTGAAGATCCGGCGCCGCAGACCATCAGCGACGAGTTCGGCCCCGACTACGAGAGAATCCGCAAGTTTCTCGGTGCGCGAGTTTGTCGCCAGCTTGGCATCTACGAACTGCCGACGGGCTTTGTGCTTTCGGTGGTGATTCCCATTTACAACGAACTGCACACTATCGAAGAAGTGGTGCGCCGCGTGCGCGGCACCGGCCTGCCCGTCGAGATGGTGCTGGTCGACGATGGCAGC